A window from Littorina saxatilis isolate snail1 linkage group LG9, US_GU_Lsax_2.0, whole genome shotgun sequence encodes these proteins:
- the LOC138976635 gene encoding uncharacterized protein: MVYQTEKRMPNGELLFHKINRADKLFNPKNARICSRHFKETCFKYGKRALIPGSLPTNHVLQKSVETPKTPARKPPVSRPPPPAPDLVTYYNFEEIRQDTLQLAAPWCLLENSKEHTGNNRSQPSETVVLYVMITYSSRHQLVVDMRGFCSKYLDLT, translated from the exons ATGGTATACCAAACGGAAAAGCGGATGCCGAATGGAGAGCTGCTCTTCCACAAAATCAACCGTGCTGACAAGCTTTTCAACCCGAAGAATGCGAGGATATGTTCCCGACATTTCAAAGAAACATGCTTCAAATACG GCAAGCGAGCACTCATTCCAGGAAGTCTGCCAACCAACCATGTGCTACAGAAGTCAGTAGAAACACCAAAGACTCCAGCCAGGAAACCCCCA GTCAGTCGCCCCCCACCTCCTGCTCCTGACCTGGTTACCTACTACAACTTCGAGGAAATACGACAGGACACCCTTCAGCTTgctgcaccatggtgtctcttggaGAACAGCAAGGAACATACAGGGAATAACCGAAGCCAGCCAAGTGAAACTGTTGTCCTCTACGTTATGATTacgtactccagcagacatcaacttgtggtcgacatgcgtgggttttgctcaaaatac ttggacctgacttga